AATCGGAATGGGGCCGGGATCCATTTGTATCACACAGGATACGATGGCGGTGGGAAGAGCTCAGGCGACTGCGGTCTATCAAACCGCAAAACATGCCGCAAAATACGATGTTCCGGTCATTGCGGACGGGGGAATTTCCAATATTGGCGATATCGCAAATTCTCTCGCAATTGGCGCTTCCACCTGTATGATGGGATTTATGTTCGCCGGGACCACGGAAGCTCCCGGAGAGTATTTTTATGAGAATGGAATTCGTCTCAAGAAATATAGGGGTATGGCGTCGATCGAAGCGATGAAAGCGGGCGGTGATAAACGTTATTTTAACGAAGGCCAAAAGGTGAAGGTCGCCCAAGGCGTCAGCGGGTCGGTCGTGGATAGAGGATCGATTTTGAACTTCATTCCATACTTATCTCAAGGTCTTAGATTGTCCTTTCAAGACATGGGTTATAAATCGATACCTGAAATTCATAAAGCTCTTCGGGAGGGAAAGCTTCGTTTTGAAAGAAGATCTGAATCCGCACAGGTTCAAGGTTCAGTTCATGGTCTTTATTCTTTCAGTGCGCCGACGATGAGGGCGGAATAAATTGGATCGGATTCTTGCGTTTGCGGTAGGTTTTTTTGCTCTCACCGTACTAAGTAAGGAAACAAATTCGCAAGGATCCAATGTAAGGGTCGCCCAAGAGTTGGTGGCCAGACTCGATCAGGCACTCGTAAAATCCAACCAAGGTTTGATCAAAGGAAATCTAATTCTCATTCGACGCAGTGGAGAAACCTGGAGTTGGGACGTAAACATGTTCAGGAAAGAAGAGGACACGCTCTATTTATTTGAAAGTAGGGGAAGGGGACTAGAATACAAGATCTTGATTAAGGACGAGGGAGAACAGATCTATGCGTTCAACGTGCTTTCCAAAAAGATATTTCGGAAAGTGGACGAGGAAAAATACGAATCCCACTTAGCGACCGGATTCAGTTTTATCGATCTATCCGGCGCTTCCTATCAGGCCAATTATAATCCGATCGTTCAGAGCGATCTCAAAATTGCCGATCAAACTTTCAAAAGGATTGCGCTCAAGCCGATCATACCGTATTTTTATTCCAAGTTGATTCTGCTTTTGAATTTAGATTCTTTAAGGCCCGCACGATTGGATTTTCACGATCGGGACGGAGTATTGTTCAAAACGATGAACATAAAATACGGACTTATCAAAGTGAAACAAAATCAGAAGACTACAAAGGAAGAATACGCAAGCCGACTCGAGATGTTGGACTTAACTACTGGATCTATTAGCGTATTAGAATATACGGAAATAGATAAGGAAGTAAGACCGGATTCTTCCTTGTTCGAACTTGCAAACTTGAATCGATAAGGACTTGTTTTGGAAGAAGCGATTCTTTTCAGAAGAGGTTTTGGCTGCGAATCGCAGTTTTCCTTGAGCAAAGAGGAGATTTCCCATTTAAAGGCGCTTCGGATTTTTTCCGAAGATAAAAATCTTAGAGTGCTAAACGGAGTTGGGTCGGAATGGATCTACGAAGTAAAGGGAAATTCACAACAAGGGGTTCTCAAAAAAACCGAGGTTCACGTAAAACCGGAATCCATTTCCGCGGTTGCAACTGCGATTCCTAAAGGGAACCGTTTGGAATGGCTTTTACAAAAAGGAACCGAACTGGGCTTAAGTCATTTTTACTTTTTAAACTTCGAACAATCGGATCGGAAGGATTTTAATTTGAGTCGAGCTCAAAAGATTGTGGAAGAAGCGGCGATTCAATCGAAAAGAATTTTTCTTCCCGAAATATCTGCTCCGGTTTCCTTAAAAGAATTTTTAAATTCGCAAGAAAATCGAAATCTTTCCATTTATCAATTCGATCCGAAGGGAAAGTCAGAACCAAAGCCGGAATTTTTTCAGAATTCGATTTGGATCGTGGGGCCGGAAGGCGGATTTCGTGAAAAGGAAATGTATTTATTACGAGAAAAGAATATACTCGGAGTTAAAGCGGGAAACACGATTTTAAAAATCGAGACCGCGGGAATTTTTGCGGCCTCGTTGTTTCGCTATTTTAACGATTGAGGTTGCTCAATTGAAGATACAAACCGAGAACGTTGCAGTTTGTTGTACAAGCGC
The nucleotide sequence above comes from Leptospira weilii. Encoded proteins:
- a CDS encoding outer membrane lipoprotein-sorting protein, yielding MDRILAFAVGFFALTVLSKETNSQGSNVRVAQELVARLDQALVKSNQGLIKGNLILIRRSGETWSWDVNMFRKEEDTLYLFESRGRGLEYKILIKDEGEQIYAFNVLSKKIFRKVDEEKYESHLATGFSFIDLSGASYQANYNPIVQSDLKIADQTFKRIALKPIIPYFYSKLILLLNLDSLRPARLDFHDRDGVLFKTMNIKYGLIKVKQNQKTTKEEYASRLEMLDLTTGSISVLEYTEIDKEVRPDSSLFELANLNR
- a CDS encoding 16S rRNA (uracil(1498)-N(3))-methyltransferase, which codes for MEEAILFRRGFGCESQFSLSKEEISHLKALRIFSEDKNLRVLNGVGSEWIYEVKGNSQQGVLKKTEVHVKPESISAVATAIPKGNRLEWLLQKGTELGLSHFYFLNFEQSDRKDFNLSRAQKIVEEAAIQSKRIFLPEISAPVSLKEFLNSQENRNLSIYQFDPKGKSEPKPEFFQNSIWIVGPEGGFREKEMYLLREKNILGVKAGNTILKIETAGIFAASLFRYFND